The proteins below come from a single Halomonas binhaiensis genomic window:
- the wrbA gene encoding NAD(P)H:quinone oxidoreductase gives MPAQSPSDRPYVLILYYSRFGATRALAERLSAGAASIAGMDARLRTVPPVSPTCEAVDPEVPSEGAVYASLDDLRHASGLALGSPTRFGNMAAPLKYFIDSTSELWLSGALIDKPATAFTSTSSLHGGQETTLVSMLLPLLHHGMVYAGVPYSETALMHTQGGGTPYGVSHVAGTRSDRPLDEHERELAFAQGARLARLALALEKSRGDKS, from the coding sequence ATGCCTGCTCAATCCCCTTCCGATCGGCCTTACGTGCTGATCCTGTATTACTCCCGCTTCGGCGCTACCCGAGCATTGGCCGAGCGTCTCTCAGCAGGCGCCGCATCCATTGCCGGGATGGATGCCAGGCTGAGAACCGTGCCTCCAGTATCTCCCACTTGTGAGGCCGTGGATCCGGAAGTTCCTTCTGAAGGTGCTGTCTATGCCAGCCTGGATGATCTGCGTCATGCCAGTGGCCTGGCACTGGGTAGCCCAACCCGTTTCGGCAACATGGCAGCACCACTGAAGTACTTCATCGACAGCACCAGCGAACTGTGGCTATCGGGTGCGCTGATCGACAAGCCAGCCACGGCCTTCACTTCGACGTCCAGCCTGCATGGCGGCCAGGAAACGACTCTGGTCTCCATGCTGCTGCCGCTCCTGCACCATGGCATGGTCTACGCGGGAGTTCCCTATAGTGAAACAGCGCTGATGCACACCCAAGGTGGTGGCACTCCCTACGGTGTCAGCCATGTCGCAGGCACGCGTAGTGATCGCCCTCTTGATGAGCATGAGCGGGAACTCGCCTTTGCCCAGGGAGCCCGACTGGCACGCTTGGCGCTGGCCCTGGAAAAGTCTCGAGGAGACAAATCATGA
- a CDS encoding bifunctional acetate--CoA ligase family protein/GNAT family N-acetyltransferase: protein MSTRFLRRFFAPASIVVIGASEKPASVGGQVIRNLLDGGFRGKLWAVNPKGYDQVFGVPCFTNSSRLKEVPDLAVICSPVKTVPKLLSSLGEQGVRAALVLSGGSDLDVEGRGQASIRSRMLSAARASGIRVLGPECMGLIVPGHRLNASYSSHTVPPGKVAYLGQSGMLANAMIDWGAGRGIGFSHLLTVGDSVDVMLPDLIDYINQNSPTQAIILHLENIPDSLHFMTAVRDASRHRLVLAIKSGRTPASDMSGLPPTPGIPNRDQVFDSAFARAGVVRVNDSDELYDALETLSRMKPVKGDRLAIVSNGLGPAMLAIDKLLSAGGQLAEFDDSTQHTLRHEHLDLSKPGENPVDLGGNASPERFVKALEIVAADANVDAVLVVHAPTRMAPSLDTAEAIIEHRRRFKSNLLTSWMGLEQAMPARQLCHDAGIPTYLSPEKAVKAFMHMVDYQRVQSLLHQTPPSLPFITTQESRAECHRLIERVLGEEREGLSHSETAMVLAAYGLPVAESRYVSTPDDAREAATTLQGPFALKVVHEGNCRPFRYRRYPHKLAAGLLQDIVSPEDVAEGVRQLQARVQENLPGLAVHEFCLQPMKRGKHSMQLCAGITRDPVFGPLIVFGIGGYKVNVLADRQVALPPLNMTLAADMVDRTHAARLIHEHSSDPERDLGRLCQMLVTLSQIATDLPRLRGLEINPLVLNRDGMEAVDFAMDLGQPARFAIMPYPEELREWVQLRNGWEVEIRPIRAEDAPLITDFHRQLSEESIRFRYFHHKMDLSQRDLSTLAHINYDRQMAFIAERCGQDGNKEMLGVVRVWNDPDNIRTEFSIIIRDDLQGLGIGRLLMNKMISYCRGVGTLEMYGKIMIDNHPMRALMKRLGFSQKFNMEEQVVDASLRLNEPDSEWQRHRLERPVE, encoded by the coding sequence GTGAGCACCCGCTTTCTGCGCCGCTTCTTTGCTCCTGCTTCCATTGTCGTGATTGGTGCCTCGGAAAAGCCGGCATCCGTGGGCGGGCAGGTGATTCGCAATCTGCTGGATGGAGGCTTTCGCGGCAAGCTCTGGGCAGTCAATCCGAAAGGCTATGATCAAGTGTTCGGGGTGCCCTGCTTCACGAATTCCTCCAGACTGAAGGAAGTGCCGGATCTGGCCGTGATATGTTCTCCGGTGAAAACGGTACCCAAACTGCTGAGCAGTCTGGGAGAGCAGGGGGTTCGGGCTGCCCTGGTACTGTCTGGCGGCAGTGACCTGGATGTCGAAGGTCGAGGACAGGCCTCCATTCGCAGCCGCATGCTCAGTGCCGCCCGGGCTTCCGGGATTCGTGTGCTGGGGCCGGAATGCATGGGGTTGATCGTGCCTGGGCATCGGCTCAATGCCTCCTATTCCAGCCATACCGTACCCCCTGGCAAGGTCGCCTATCTTGGTCAGTCCGGCATGCTGGCCAATGCCATGATCGACTGGGGAGCAGGGCGTGGTATCGGCTTTTCTCATCTGCTGACGGTGGGAGACAGTGTCGATGTCATGCTCCCTGACCTGATTGACTACATCAATCAGAATTCGCCAACCCAGGCGATCATTCTGCACTTGGAAAATATTCCTGACTCCCTGCATTTCATGACTGCGGTGCGTGACGCATCGCGCCATCGCCTGGTCTTGGCCATCAAGAGTGGACGCACGCCAGCTTCGGACATGAGTGGGCTGCCACCGACACCGGGTATTCCAAATCGCGATCAGGTCTTCGATTCCGCCTTTGCCCGAGCAGGGGTTGTCAGGGTCAACGACTCCGATGAGCTATATGACGCTCTGGAAACCCTGTCACGCATGAAGCCGGTAAAGGGAGACCGATTGGCCATCGTATCCAATGGCCTGGGGCCCGCCATGCTGGCGATCGACAAGCTGCTGAGTGCGGGAGGACAGCTCGCCGAATTCGATGACTCGACGCAACACACGCTGCGTCATGAGCACCTTGACCTGAGCAAGCCCGGGGAAAATCCGGTAGACCTTGGTGGCAATGCCTCACCGGAGCGTTTCGTCAAGGCTCTGGAAATCGTTGCTGCCGATGCCAATGTGGATGCTGTGCTGGTGGTCCATGCTCCAACGCGCATGGCGCCATCTCTTGATACGGCCGAAGCCATCATCGAACACCGCCGCCGCTTCAAGAGTAACCTGTTGACCAGCTGGATGGGGCTTGAACAGGCCATGCCGGCTCGTCAACTCTGCCATGACGCAGGGATTCCGACCTATCTGTCTCCGGAAAAGGCCGTCAAGGCCTTCATGCATATGGTGGACTACCAGCGGGTTCAGTCGCTGTTGCATCAGACTCCGCCCAGCCTGCCGTTCATCACCACTCAGGAGAGCCGAGCCGAGTGCCACCGTTTGATAGAGCGTGTGTTGGGAGAGGAGCGCGAGGGTCTGAGTCATTCTGAAACGGCCATGGTGCTGGCAGCCTATGGCTTGCCTGTGGCCGAGAGTCGTTATGTTTCCACTCCCGATGATGCCCGGGAAGCGGCCACAACTCTGCAAGGACCTTTTGCGCTCAAGGTCGTGCACGAAGGCAATTGTCGACCGTTTCGCTATCGTCGTTATCCACACAAGTTGGCTGCTGGCCTGTTGCAGGATATTGTCAGCCCGGAGGATGTGGCAGAGGGTGTCAGGCAACTGCAGGCACGGGTACAGGAAAATTTGCCCGGTCTTGCCGTTCATGAGTTCTGTCTGCAGCCGATGAAGCGGGGCAAGCACTCCATGCAGTTGTGTGCCGGCATCACCCGTGATCCTGTCTTTGGCCCATTGATCGTATTCGGCATTGGGGGGTACAAGGTCAACGTCCTTGCCGACCGTCAGGTAGCGCTGCCGCCCCTCAACATGACGCTGGCAGCGGACATGGTGGATCGCACCCACGCTGCTCGTCTGATTCACGAGCACTCCAGTGATCCCGAGAGGGATCTTGGGCGGCTGTGTCAGATGCTGGTCACGCTATCGCAGATTGCTACAGATCTGCCACGGCTCAGAGGGCTGGAGATCAATCCGCTGGTGCTCAACCGCGATGGGATGGAGGCCGTGGACTTTGCCATGGACCTGGGCCAGCCAGCACGTTTTGCCATCATGCCGTACCCCGAAGAGCTGCGTGAATGGGTGCAGTTGCGCAATGGCTGGGAGGTGGAGATCCGTCCGATTCGTGCCGAAGATGCCCCCCTGATTACGGATTTCCATCGCCAACTGTCGGAGGAGAGTATTCGCTTCCGCTATTTCCATCACAAGATGGATCTTAGTCAGCGCGATCTTTCCACCTTGGCTCACATCAACTATGACCGCCAGATGGCGTTTATCGCCGAACGCTGTGGTCAGGATGGCAACAAGGAAATGCTTGGCGTAGTGCGGGTATGGAACGACCCGGACAATATCCGCACAGAGTTCTCCATCATCATACGGGATGACCTCCAGGGCCTGGGGATCGGCCGATTGTTGATGAACAAGATGATCAGTTATTGCCGCGGGGTCGGCACTCTGGAGATGTATGGCAAGATCATGATTGACAATCATCCCATGCGCGCCCTGATGAAACGCTTGGGCTTCAGCCAGAAGTTCAACATGGAAGAACAGGTGGTGGACGCGTCGCTGCGGCTCAACGAACCCGACAGCGAGTGGCAGCGTCATCGCCTTGAGCGACCGGTGGAATGA
- a CDS encoding histone deacetylase family protein, whose translation MITAYLTHPTCHHHDMGPEHPESPLRLDAIRAQLMLSGTLQKTMQGDAREVTREQLQRVHSEAHIDQMESLVPDEGHVRVDGDTLMNPHSLQAAHFAAGAVVKGVDQVYRGQADNVFCAVRPPGHHAEAGEAMGFCLYNNIAVGAAHARAVHGAQRIAILDFDVHQCNGTIDIFKDDPGILICTSFQHPFYPWRYLDSRHDNVVNTPLSAGSGSQAFRETVENHWLPALNAFQPDLVLISAGFDAHREDPMGDLCLEDADYHWVTLKALDVAKQHAQGRLVSVLEGGYHLNALGRSVEAHVRALLGLPEALS comes from the coding sequence ATGATCACTGCGTATCTTACTCACCCCACTTGCCATCATCATGACATGGGACCTGAACATCCTGAGAGCCCCCTGCGACTTGATGCGATACGCGCTCAACTGATGCTCTCCGGCACCCTGCAAAAGACCATGCAGGGAGATGCCAGGGAAGTCACCCGGGAACAGCTTCAGCGTGTACACTCCGAGGCGCACATCGACCAGATGGAAAGTCTAGTGCCTGATGAGGGCCACGTCCGCGTGGATGGTGACACCCTGATGAACCCACATAGCCTACAGGCTGCACATTTCGCCGCTGGCGCTGTGGTCAAGGGAGTCGACCAGGTATATCGAGGTCAGGCAGACAATGTCTTCTGTGCAGTGCGCCCGCCAGGTCATCACGCGGAAGCCGGCGAAGCCATGGGCTTTTGTCTCTACAACAACATCGCCGTGGGTGCTGCCCATGCAAGGGCAGTACATGGTGCACAGCGCATCGCCATCCTCGATTTCGACGTTCACCAGTGCAATGGCACGATCGATATCTTCAAGGATGATCCCGGCATACTGATCTGCACCAGCTTCCAGCACCCTTTTTACCCATGGCGTTATCTCGACAGCCGCCATGACAATGTGGTCAACACGCCCTTGAGCGCAGGCAGCGGCAGCCAGGCTTTCCGCGAGACCGTCGAGAACCACTGGTTGCCCGCACTGAATGCTTTCCAGCCTGACCTGGTGCTGATATCGGCAGGCTTCGATGCCCATCGCGAAGACCCGATGGGTGATCTCTGCCTTGAAGATGCGGATTATCACTGGGTCACGCTCAAGGCACTGGATGTCGCCAAGCAACATGCACAGGGGCGCCTGGTGTCTGTGCTTGAAGGTGGCTATCACCTGAATGCCCTGGGACGTTCAGTGGAAGCGCATGTACGTGCCCTTCTTGGCCTGCCGGAAGCGTTATCCTGA
- the arsC gene encoding arsenate reductase (glutaredoxin) (This arsenate reductase requires both glutathione and glutaredoxin to convert arsenate to arsenite, after which the efflux transporter formed by ArsA and ArsB can extrude the arsenite from the cell, providing resistance.), producing MPSITLLHNPRCSKSREALALLEEAGADVSVRRYLDEPLSAAELHDLVSRLQGDIKELVRTNESEWKALAADSNDIEQVIAAIVAHPKVLQRPIADDGKRAIIGRPPENIRELLA from the coding sequence ATGCCGTCCATTACCCTGCTGCACAACCCGCGTTGCTCCAAGTCCCGCGAAGCCTTGGCCCTGCTTGAGGAAGCCGGAGCCGACGTTAGCGTACGTCGTTATCTGGACGAGCCTCTCAGCGCGGCGGAACTGCATGACCTGGTGTCACGCTTGCAGGGAGATATCAAGGAACTGGTGCGCACCAACGAGAGCGAATGGAAAGCACTCGCGGCCGACAGCAACGATATTGAACAAGTCATTGCTGCCATCGTCGCCCATCCCAAGGTGCTGCAACGTCCCATTGCCGATGATGGCAAACGAGCCATTATCGGCCGTCCGCCGGAGAACATCCGCGAACTGCTGGCTTGA
- a CDS encoding alpha/beta fold hydrolase, translated as MFDAYKQQKIDVNGTGINFRIGGNGPGLLLLHGHPQTHVMWHKVADSLARHFTVVAADLRGYGDSDKPPAEDDHQSYSKRSMASDMVALMRELGFARFSILAHDRGARVAHRLAMDHAAAVERMILLDIAPTLAMYEQTDQAFARAYWHWFFLIRPAPLPEALIEHDPELYLRSVMGARSAGLKPFTDAALSEYMRCLGLPGTAMAICEDYRASASLDLAHDRADLEAGRKLECPLLVMWGANGTVGQCFAPLQEWQRVASNVNGKALPAGHYIAEEVPDSLLQEALAFLT; from the coding sequence ATGTTCGATGCTTACAAACAGCAAAAGATTGACGTAAACGGTACTGGAATCAACTTCCGCATCGGTGGCAATGGACCTGGGTTGTTGTTGCTGCATGGGCACCCGCAGACGCATGTCATGTGGCATAAGGTCGCTGACTCGCTGGCTCGGCATTTCACTGTCGTTGCGGCGGATCTACGTGGTTATGGCGATAGTGATAAACCTCCGGCCGAGGATGACCATCAATCCTATTCGAAACGCAGCATGGCGTCAGACATGGTGGCGCTGATGCGTGAACTGGGTTTTGCACGATTCTCCATCCTGGCACATGACCGGGGAGCCAGGGTCGCCCATCGCCTCGCAATGGATCATGCCGCTGCCGTCGAGCGCATGATCCTGCTGGATATTGCCCCTACGCTTGCCATGTATGAACAGACGGATCAGGCATTCGCCAGAGCCTACTGGCATTGGTTCTTTTTGATACGTCCGGCTCCGCTGCCGGAAGCGCTGATTGAACATGATCCTGAACTTTACCTACGCAGCGTAATGGGGGCGCGTAGTGCCGGCTTGAAGCCTTTTACCGATGCGGCTCTGAGTGAATATATGCGATGTCTGGGGTTACCAGGGACGGCCATGGCCATCTGTGAGGATTATCGTGCCTCTGCCAGCCTGGATCTCGCGCATGACCGCGCTGACCTTGAGGCCGGTCGCAAGCTTGAGTGTCCCTTGCTGGTCATGTGGGGGGCCAATGGCACGGTAGGACAGTGTTTCGCTCCTTTGCAGGAATGGCAACGCGTGGCTTCGAATGTCAATGGCAAGGCGCTACCGGCAGGGCACTATATCGCCGAGGAAGTACCGGACAGCTTATTGCAAGAAGCGCTCGCTTTCCTGACATGA
- a CDS encoding helix-turn-helix domain-containing protein: protein MPQNTDQQAALKIASGRKAFVEPLRLGQRLKEIRLANQWTLEDVSQRTGLARSTLSKIENDQISPTFTAVQKLINGLGIDLPQLLSPPRKQTRTMGRRDMTRRGEGQRHPTPTYEHELLSCELAQKRMIPFKTIVRARQFEEFQEWVRHDGEEFLMVLSGEVMLYSEFYEPVTMVEGDSIYFDSDMGHALVSISEEDAVILSVCTRGEGS from the coding sequence ATGCCACAAAACACCGATCAGCAGGCAGCTCTCAAGATCGCCTCAGGGCGCAAGGCTTTCGTCGAGCCCCTGCGCCTTGGCCAGCGACTCAAGGAAATACGCCTGGCCAACCAATGGACACTGGAGGATGTCAGCCAGCGTACCGGCCTGGCACGTTCCACGTTGTCCAAGATCGAAAATGATCAGATCTCCCCCACGTTTACTGCTGTACAGAAACTGATCAACGGTCTTGGTATTGACTTGCCCCAGCTGCTATCCCCGCCACGCAAGCAGACGCGCACCATGGGGCGTCGTGACATGACACGCCGTGGAGAAGGTCAACGCCACCCTACTCCCACTTATGAGCATGAGCTGCTCAGTTGTGAACTTGCTCAAAAACGCATGATCCCGTTCAAGACCATCGTACGGGCACGGCAGTTCGAGGAATTCCAGGAATGGGTTCGCCACGATGGCGAGGAGTTCCTGATGGTGCTGAGCGGAGAAGTGATGCTCTATTCCGAGTTCTATGAGCCCGTCACCATGGTCGAAGGAGACAGCATCTATTTCGACAGTGACATGGGGCACGCCCTGGTGTCGATCAGCGAAGAAGACGCCGTCATCCTCTCGGTCTGTACTCGCGGCGAAGGTTCCTGA
- a CDS encoding DUF2069 domain-containing protein: MRAWLEGIEQRHGLDRLTRQSRQLVLIAFILLLVLMVVRGFVIQTDGNRFGPLIAFVLPLILFLPSILTRRPRGHAWLAFVSLLYFAQGVMVASLPGQGVRGVIEALVAMLLFIGCMGYARFRSRQMKRDQAQH, from the coding sequence ATGAGGGCATGGCTCGAAGGCATCGAACAGCGCCATGGGCTCGATCGTCTGACTCGGCAATCGCGCCAGCTGGTGCTTATCGCCTTCATCCTGTTGCTGGTGCTGATGGTCGTCCGAGGATTCGTCATTCAGACTGACGGCAATCGTTTCGGCCCACTGATTGCCTTCGTGCTGCCCCTGATACTGTTCCTGCCATCCATTCTCACACGCCGTCCACGGGGCCATGCATGGCTGGCCTTCGTCAGCCTGTTGTACTTTGCTCAGGGAGTAATGGTGGCAAGCCTCCCGGGACAAGGCGTGAGAGGTGTCATTGAGGCTTTGGTGGCCATGCTGCTGTTTATCGGCTGCATGGGATATGCGCGATTCCGCTCTCGCCAGATGAAGCGTGATCAGGCTCAGCACTGA
- the pdxH gene encoding pyridoxamine 5'-phosphate oxidase gives MTRDIADIRRDYEGGILDESRAPATPFELFEEWFALAVDTDPDDANAMTLSTVDSQGLPHARIVLLKGIAEQGFEFYTNYHSGKGGELANAPHVALVFWWPKLSRQIRIEGHVEMVSEEASDAYFASRPRGSQLGAWISNQSVIIPDRTWLEERKHRFEQVYEGQEVPRPVHWGGYRVLPEMIEFWQGQPSRLHDRIRYQKRDESWEKSRLAP, from the coding sequence ATGACTCGCGATATAGCCGATATCCGGCGTGATTACGAAGGTGGCATCCTGGATGAATCCCGGGCCCCTGCAACTCCCTTTGAGCTGTTCGAAGAATGGTTCGCCCTGGCAGTGGATACCGACCCAGATGATGCCAATGCCATGACACTGTCCACCGTAGACAGCCAAGGCCTTCCCCATGCGCGTATTGTGCTGCTCAAGGGAATTGCTGAACAAGGCTTTGAGTTCTACACCAACTACCACAGTGGCAAGGGTGGCGAACTGGCCAATGCCCCGCATGTTGCCCTGGTATTCTGGTGGCCCAAGCTGTCTCGCCAGATACGCATCGAGGGCCATGTGGAGATGGTGTCAGAAGAAGCCTCCGATGCTTACTTTGCCAGTCGCCCGCGTGGTAGTCAGCTGGGCGCCTGGATTTCCAACCAGAGCGTCATCATTCCTGATCGTACCTGGCTGGAAGAGCGCAAACACCGTTTCGAACAGGTCTATGAAGGCCAGGAAGTTCCACGTCCAGTACATTGGGGTGGCTATCGGGTATTACCGGAGATGATCGAGTTCTGGCAGGGTCAGCCGAGCCGCCTGCATGATCGTATTCGCTACCAGAAGCGCGACGAGAGCTGGGAGAAATCTCGCCTGGCGCCCTGA
- a CDS encoding DUF3305 domain-containing protein, whose translation MTNVSNRRQLSVKFDEQLHVVKGFRQRSWHICQLLPGTEGPHVLTLVLSMTERADYRFNLNANTPRLFVRAGHVDEPPQALAITASQAMAATWMDGEHRVLETAMPMAIQAWIEAYLLEHGEAPDEGRKKKRKGAGRAHSSKPANLPREEPR comes from the coding sequence ATGACAAACGTTTCCAATCGGCGTCAGTTGAGTGTGAAATTCGACGAGCAGTTGCACGTCGTCAAGGGATTCCGTCAGCGTAGTTGGCACATTTGCCAATTGCTGCCGGGCACGGAGGGACCCCACGTTCTGACCCTGGTCCTGTCCATGACCGAACGCGCAGACTATCGCTTCAACCTCAACGCCAATACTCCGCGCCTGTTCGTACGGGCCGGACACGTCGATGAACCTCCGCAGGCGTTGGCCATCACGGCCAGTCAGGCAATGGCGGCAACCTGGATGGATGGAGAGCACCGTGTTCTGGAAACTGCCATGCCCATGGCCATTCAGGCATGGATAGAAGCCTATCTGCTGGAACATGGCGAAGCACCGGACGAAGGTCGCAAGAAGAAGCGCAAGGGAGCTGGACGGGCGCACTCATCCAAGCCTGCCAACCTGCCACGGGAGGAACCTCGATGA
- the smrA gene encoding DNA endonuclease SmrA, translating to MVEGCHDDVDFRALMGDVRPLSHGHDRADVSRQRGTPSEAQLERRRAALQGDKNADGLSDDFVDLVPPFDPLEYRRDGIQLAVVERLKQGGYPIQASLHLLRRPLHECRRELPMFIREAFAADLRSVLVIHGRSREIDAPANVLRSYLAKWLVTFDEVQAFVSAQERDGGLGATWVMLRKSERARANNRERQQKRRG from the coding sequence ATGGTGGAAGGTTGTCACGATGATGTGGATTTCCGGGCACTGATGGGTGACGTCAGGCCTTTGTCTCATGGGCATGATCGTGCTGACGTCAGCCGTCAGCGTGGAACGCCCAGCGAGGCTCAACTGGAGCGTCGACGTGCTGCCCTGCAGGGTGACAAGAACGCCGATGGCCTTTCCGATGATTTTGTTGATCTTGTGCCGCCTTTCGATCCTCTGGAGTATCGTCGCGATGGCATTCAACTTGCTGTGGTGGAGCGCCTGAAGCAGGGCGGGTATCCCATCCAGGCCAGTCTCCACCTGTTGCGACGGCCATTGCACGAATGTCGCCGCGAATTGCCGATGTTCATCCGCGAAGCCTTTGCAGCAGACCTGCGCTCCGTTCTGGTCATCCATGGCCGTAGTCGAGAGATCGATGCTCCTGCCAATGTGTTGCGCTCCTATCTGGCCAAGTGGTTGGTGACATTCGATGAAGTACAGGCCTTTGTGTCTGCGCAAGAGCGTGATGGTGGTCTGGGCGCGACCTGGGTGATGTTGCGCAAGAGTGAACGTGCCCGTGCCAACAATCGCGAGCGTCAGCAGAAACGGCGCGGCTAA
- a CDS encoding helix-turn-helix transcriptional regulator yields MTFHQQLMQRRQQLKLTQAGVAERIGMSRQQYQSIERNGNPRLDTLELLAQGLNAELMLIPREKLAAVARLLTEDDRQPSLALLNVDPWHGLLDSGSDDEDGP; encoded by the coding sequence ATGACCTTTCATCAACAGCTCATGCAGCGTCGTCAGCAGTTGAAGCTGACCCAGGCCGGTGTCGCGGAGCGCATCGGCATGTCTCGCCAGCAGTATCAAAGTATTGAAAGGAACGGTAACCCACGCCTGGATACCCTGGAACTGCTGGCTCAGGGGCTCAACGCAGAGCTGATGCTGATTCCGCGGGAGAAACTGGCGGCAGTCGCCCGCTTGCTGACGGAGGATGACCGGCAACCGTCCTTGGCACTGCTCAATGTCGATCCCTGGCATGGATTGCTGGATTCTGGCTCGGATGATGAGGACGGCCCATGA
- a CDS encoding formate dehydrogenase accessory sulfurtransferase FdhD yields the protein MPHSIQRSHARLPVTLDIQVVDEFGQSHTQPIAAERALTVYLNRREIVTLMSLGEDPEALVVGYLRNQGLIGTREDLEAVFVDWEVEAAAVVTRHLPEDLETRLGQRTVTTGCGQGTVFGRLLDSVPRARLTPTPLKQSVMYALLENLGAYNETYRSAGAVHGCALCRQEQVLDFVEDVGRHNAVDTLAGREWLNEGSSDAACTQADIFYTTGRLTSEMVLKVAQMGISVLLSRSGVTQKGVELAERFGVLLVARAKGRHFQVIDTQQRFIFDAPPPPRRPGDRRQTG from the coding sequence ATGCCGCATTCCATTCAACGTAGCCATGCCAGGCTGCCCGTCACGCTGGACATTCAGGTGGTCGACGAGTTCGGGCAATCACATACGCAGCCAATCGCAGCGGAGCGGGCGCTGACGGTGTACCTCAACCGCCGTGAGATCGTCACCCTGATGTCTCTGGGAGAGGACCCAGAAGCGTTGGTGGTGGGATATCTGCGCAATCAAGGACTGATAGGTACGAGAGAGGATCTTGAGGCGGTGTTCGTGGACTGGGAAGTGGAAGCCGCCGCGGTGGTGACCCGGCACTTGCCTGAGGATCTGGAAACTCGTCTGGGACAGCGTACCGTGACCACGGGCTGTGGCCAGGGGACGGTATTTGGGCGCTTGCTGGATTCGGTGCCCAGGGCAAGGCTGACACCGACGCCACTGAAACAGTCTGTGATGTACGCGCTGCTGGAAAATCTCGGTGCCTACAACGAAACCTATCGCAGCGCTGGCGCAGTACATGGTTGTGCATTATGCCGCCAGGAGCAGGTGCTGGATTTCGTCGAGGACGTGGGTCGCCATAATGCCGTGGACACCCTGGCAGGGAGAGAGTGGCTCAATGAGGGTTCTTCCGATGCGGCATGCACCCAGGCCGATATCTTTTACACTACCGGGCGCCTGACCTCGGAAATGGTCCTCAAGGTTGCCCAGATGGGCATCTCGGTATTGCTGTCCCGCTCGGGAGTCACACAAAAGGGTGTGGAGTTGGCCGAGCGCTTCGGGGTGCTATTGGTGGCTCGAGCCAAGGGGCGGCATTTTCAGGTGATTGATACGCAGCAGCGTTTCATCTTTGATGCGCCACCACCACCACGACGGCCCGGAGACCGTCGCCAGACTGGCTGA
- a CDS encoding DUF3306 domain-containing protein, with protein MNRLSRWSQRKLTGKELPSDTDEKPVSAPPETSQTHSQIHSQIQQPAQRQEHADTKDSAFAEEALEPAGREPESTIADGEESDDAHDDAVADSITLPDPDSLPAGSDIRAYLEPGVDKVLRKKALRRLFSAERYNVRDGLDDYDDDFREKLKPLSEHVAGRLRQHLEHYWEKPQEASETESEPPQQDTASLDHEHGPKLHDAQQAASPEAADPDQATHQDQGTDKQPG; from the coding sequence ATGAATCGCCTGTCACGCTGGTCTCAGCGCAAGCTTACGGGCAAGGAGCTACCATCTGACACAGACGAAAAGCCTGTTTCCGCCCCCCCCGAAACTTCACAGACACATTCGCAGATACATTCGCAGATACAACAGCCGGCCCAACGACAGGAACACGCCGATACAAAGGACAGTGCCTTCGCAGAAGAAGCCCTCGAACCTGCCGGCCGAGAACCCGAGAGCACGATCGCGGATGGGGAGGAAAGTGACGACGCGCATGATGATGCTGTTGCCGACAGCATTACCCTGCCTGACCCGGACAGCCTGCCTGCTGGCAGTGACATTCGAGCCTATCTCGAACCCGGCGTTGACAAGGTCCTCAGGAAAAAAGCTCTACGCCGCCTGTTCAGTGCCGAGCGCTACAATGTCCGTGATGGCCTCGATGACTACGATGATGACTTCCGGGAAAAGCTCAAACCGCTTTCAGAGCATGTCGCCGGGCGGCTGCGCCAGCACCTCGAGCATTATTGGGAAAAGCCTCAGGAAGCCTCTGAAACAGAGAGCGAGCCACCACAGCAGGACACCGCTTCTCTCGATCACGAACACGGCCCCAAGCTCCATGACGCGCAACAGGCTGCATCGCCTGAGGCAGCAGATCCTGACCAGGCAACGCATCAGGACCAAGGCACCGATAAACAACCGGGCTAA